CTGAAATCTTCAAGCAGATACCTGCGCTCATCAATAGTCACTACATCGGATTCTGTGCCGGAAGGTGCCTCTTTTTCAGGTAGACGCTGCTTTAATACTTCGGCATAGGAATTACGACCTGACTGCGTTATCGCAAGCTGGTTGCCAAGATTACGGATATGCTCTTCCGTTACCTGAATGTTTAACAGCTGAGTCCGGGCTTCTTCACTCAATTCTGATAAATCGTACTTCTGATTGTCGATGGTAATCAACTGAGGCTGTTCGGACATAATACTTCCTTTTCGTTACAGGGTGGACAGTCTCCCATGCTCTCAATACTATAGAAACTGAAAGCCGTTACTCAGAAAAATAAAACGGCAAGCAACCGCTTAGCTTCTCCATAGATACCCAAATACGTATTCAGTATCCGGACCATTATCGTCGTCCAGGTATCCATAGAACTCTTAATTAAAACTTTAAGGTGTCGTCATTATCACTAAACAACTCTTCTATTTGGCCAATATCCAGTGGTTTTACTTGTGAAGATGAAACTTTCTTACGCAGCCTGAACAGATGGTCAAAAACTGTAATGTGGTTAGTAGAAATCAACTGTGCATAAATAATGGGTAGGGCAGCTTCATCACGTAAATGCTGGAATTCTGCACTGGAAAGATCGTTGAGTTTCTTCTCATTTATTCGGTACAGACCATTAACCTTTTGAATTGTATCATCGACTAAAGGCTGATAGTCCCAAGGTTCTAATAAATCAAGTTGAGCTACAAGGTCTACCACTTTTTGTGTGGCAATACGGTTACGTTCTATTTGAGTAAGGAAGTCGATAACTTTTTGAAGTTCAGCTGCAGGCTTCCCGTTTTCATCAAAAAATTCAAGGGCATCAGCAGCTGTATCGTCTCCCTGATCTACAAGCAGATTACTATCAGCTTCAATACAAAGCGCAGGTGCTTTCATATCTTCAGCCTGATATAACCGAAACGGATAGCTTCGAAAGGTTGCAGGTACATAATTACCAAGCCAGCTACCCTGAGGAGAAATGAATGCGTTCTCATTATTGACTGGTGACAAAACAGCAACCAATGTATACTGGAATTCGCTAACGATAAAGGCTAATGGCATGGCTAATGAAGCCTTACCGACTTCAGCACCAACGATATTGATAACAGGATCCTTTGCAGCAAAGCTGTAATTATTAAATCGGCGCCACTTCTTTCCGTTTAGCATACTTGGTGCTACTGCCAGAAGTTGCATTGCATTGTTTCCTTTTACATTTTTATTGTTAAATAAAAAACCCCGCCCCCTGTTAAGGGTGACGGGGTTATCACATGCAGCGTAACATTAATAACCTCGATTCCCTGTTGATTTGTATACCTACAACGCTTAATGCCGTGCTAATATTTTGCGTAAGAACCTGAAACACCAAGGATTACCCTTGATTTTTGTTGAAAATTAATTTTTTAAAAGTTTAAAAAAGCTGGTTTTTTGACCCTTTGCAGGTATAATAACATATTACCACAAGGGGGGAAGCATGACTTGCATCGTGAAGCAAAAAGTTGGAAACCATACTTATCTTTATGAGTCAAAATCCTATCGAAATAGTGAGGGAAAATCCAGAAATAAACGCTGCCTCATCGGAAAKACAGAATGCCTGCCTGTGGGCAGCATGTCTT
This DNA window, taken from Desulfobotulus mexicanus, encodes the following:
- a CDS encoding DUF6447 family protein, translated to MSEQPQLITIDNQKYDLSELSEEARTQLLNIQVTEEHIRNLGNQLAITQSGRNSYAEVLKQRLPEKEAPSGTESDVVTIDERRYLLEDFSEEGRQQLLNLRTADAELKRLKDQEAIAHTARESYGRALAEAIKSARPVTVQ
- a CDS encoding SapC family protein; this encodes MQLLAVAPSMLNGKKWRRFNNYSFAAKDPVINIVGAEVGKASLAMPLAFIVSEFQYTLVAVLSPVNNENAFISPQGSWLGNYVPATFRSYPFRLYQAEDMKAPALCIEADSNLLVDQGDDTAADALEFFDENGKPAAELQKVIDFLTQIERNRIATQKVVDLVAQLDLLEPWDYQPLVDDTIQKVNGLYRINEKKLNDLSSAEFQHLRDEAALPIIYAQLISTNHITVFDHLFRLRKKVSSSQVKPLDIGQIEELFSDNDDTLKF